One window of the Triticum dicoccoides isolate Atlit2015 ecotype Zavitan chromosome 3B, WEW_v2.0, whole genome shotgun sequence genome contains the following:
- the LOC119277529 gene encoding coatomer subunit zeta-1-like yields the protein MASCPSVKNILVLDAEGKRVAVKYYADDWPSASSKLAFEKSLFVKTQKTSARAEADVVMFDGYIIVYKFIQDLHFFVTGGDEENELILASVLQGFSDAVGILLRNNVDKRTALENLDLIFLCLDEVVDGGIVLETDGNVIAEKVSGHGLEGAGSFTEQTISQALATAREHFARSLLK from the exons atg GCGTCCTGCccttcggtcaagaacatcctcgtGCTGGACGCGGAGGGGAAGCGCGTGGCCGTCAAGTACTATGCCGATGACTGGCCCTCCGCGTCCTCCAAGCTGGCTTTCGAGAAGTCGCTCTTCGTGAAGACCCAGAAGACCAGCGCCAGAGCAGAGG CTGATGTGGTAATGTTCGATGGCTACATCATTGTGTACAAGTTCATCCAagatctccatttttttgtaactGGAGGAGATGAGGAGAATGAGCTCATTTTAGCGTCAGTTCTTCAGGGATTTTCTGATGCTGTTGGCATTCTTCTCAG AAACAATGTAGACAAAAGGACCGCACTTGAAAATCTGGATCTCATCTTTTTGTGCCTTGACGAAGTTGTTGATGGAGG GATTGTTCTGGAAACAGATGGAAATGTGATAGCCGAGAAGGTGTCAGGCCATGGATTGGAAGGAGCTGGGTCGTTCACTGAGCAG ACGATAAGCCAAGCCCTAGCGACAGCAAGAGAGCACTTCGCGAGGTCTCTTCTGAAGTAG
- the LOC119277530 gene encoding protein ALP1-like gives MAPLRGAKRRKRHPEKALPAGVMAPLPPPDAADWWDSFSRRLAAGHYSKDCQNFESVFKMSRKTFDYICTLITGDFSRKTQGFRNFRFGDKTILALEDQVAVALLRLTTGESLLSIGNRFGMNHSAISNITWKFIESLEDHAISHLKWPDPEEMATIKAKFEKLQGLPNCCGAIDTTHILMCSSAQPNSNVWLDCENRNSMVLQAVVDPDMRFRDVVSGWPGSMDDSCILRTSGFYKLCEKGGRLDGQMELPGEPAGSVVREYIIGDTGYPLLPWLMTPYQERDLSPAKAAFNKQHAAARMVVQGAMARLKERWQVLKGELWRPDKHRLPRIIYACCLLTNIMIDLGDTHRERAPASHDHDDGYYQQFSNVADDGAVVQRDVLCQYVSRPGSKLP, from the exons atggcACCACTGAGGGGGGCCAAGCGCCGGAAGCGGCACCCCGAGAAAGCCCTGCCGGCGGGGGTGATGGCGCCCTTGCCCCCGCCCGACGCCGCCGATTGGTGGGACTCCTTCTCCCGCAGGCTTGCAGCAG GACACTACTCCAAAGACTGCCAAAACTTTGAGTCAGTCTTCAAGATGTCgaggaagacattcgactacatttgCACTCTTATTACCGGGGACTTCTCAAGAAAGACACAGGGTTTCAGAAATTTCAGGTTTGGAGACAAGACAATTCTTGCGTTGGAGGATCAAGTAGCTGTTGCTCTGTTGAGACTGACGACTGGTGAGTCACTTCTGAGCATAGGGAATCGCTTTGGAATGAACCACTCAGCAATCTCAAACATCACTTGGAAGTTCATCGAGTCCTTGGAGGATCACGCAATCAGTCATCTGAAGTGGCCTGACCCTGAGGAGATGGCGACCATCAAAGCAAAGTTCGAAAAGCTCCAGGGCCTCCCCAACTGCTGTGGCGCCATAGACACAACACACATCCTCATGTGCTCTTCAGCTCAGCCTAACAGCAATGTCTGGCTTGACTGTGAGAACAGGAACAGCATGGTCCTGCAGGCCGTTGTCGACCCCGACATGCGGTTCAGAGACGTTGTCAGTGGCTGGCCTGGGAGCATGGATGACTCCTGCATCCTGCGCACCTCAGGCTTCTACAAGCTGTGCGAGAAAGGCGGGAGGCTGGACGGCCAAATGGAGCTTCCTGGGGAGCCAGCAGGGTCAGTGGTCAGAGAGTACATCATCGGGGACACGGGCTACCCTCTCCTTCCCTGGCTGATGACTCCATACCAAGAGCGCGATCTGTCTCCGGCAAAAGCAGCATTCAACAAGCAGCACGCCGCGGCGAGAATGGTGGTGCAGGGTGCTATGGCCAGGCTGAAGGAAAGGTGGCAGGTACTCAAGGGGGAGTTGTGGAGGCCTGACAAGCACCGGCTGCCGAGGATCATCTACGCCTGCTGCTTGCTCACCAACATCATGATCGACCTCGGCGACACACACAGAGAACGGGCACCAGCGTCGCACGACCATGATGACGGTTACTATCAGCAGTTCAGCAATGTGGCCGATGATGGTGCGGTCGTGCAGAGGGACGTGCTTTGCCAGTATGTCAGCAGGCCAGGCAGCAAATTGCCGTAG